From the Quercus lobata isolate SW786 chromosome 6, ValleyOak3.0 Primary Assembly, whole genome shotgun sequence genome, one window contains:
- the LOC115949814 gene encoding uncharacterized protein LOC115949814, whose translation MRRNKLRAEEETFPLAKISSLASDGLQEYQQLRPIHIKIPHIARSVRWRPPPTSLLKVNFDGAYFAEDNKAGLGIIIRNDVGLVMAAMTQQIPLPASMEMVEVLATRRALWFAMELGFDRLVVEGDTEVIINSIKEGNMSHSAFGHILQDITSLCSLFSYVSFQHIKRQGNGVAHKLARRAITNLLDVWMESILPDTNDVYNFDLHFINQ comes from the coding sequence ATGCGCAGAAACAAGCTTCGGGCAGAGGAGGAGACCTTCCCGTTGGCTAAGATCAGCTCCTTGGCTAGCGACGGCCTACAGGAATATCAGCAGCTGCGTCCTATTCACATAAAGATTCCACACATAGCGAGGTCTGTGAGATGGCGCCCTCCTCCAACAAGTTTACTCAAAGTTAATTTTGATGGAGCTTACTTTGCAGAAGACAACAAGGCTGGCCTTGGCATTATAATCCGTAACGATGTCGGATTAGTTATGGCTGCTATGACACAACAGATTCCACTACCTGCTTCGATGGAGATGGTGGAAGTGTTAGCAACGCGCCGAGCTCTTTGGTTCGCTATGGAGCTGGGATTTGACAGATTGGTAGTTGAAGGTGATACCGAAGTGATTATTAATTCTATCAAGGAAGGCAATATGTCTCACTCTGCGTTTGGGCATATCTTGCAAGACATTACTTCCCTTTGTTCTTTATTTAGTTATGTATCTTTTCAGCATATTAAGAGACAAGGTAATGGCGTAGCTCATAAACTTGCTAGACGAGCTATTACAAATCTCTTGGACGTTTGGATGGAGTCTATTCTTCCAGACACAAACGATGTTTACAATTTTGATCttcattttattaatcaataa